The following coding sequences lie in one Benincasa hispida cultivar B227 chromosome 6, ASM972705v1, whole genome shotgun sequence genomic window:
- the LOC120079847 gene encoding 6-phosphogluconate dehydrogenase, decarboxylating 2, whose amino-acid sequence MAAPAKLTRIGLAGLAVMGQNLALNIAEKGFPISVYNRTTSKVDETVERAKAEGNLPLYGFHDPESFVQSIQKPRVIIMLVKAGAPVDQTIKTLSAYLEKGDCIIDGGNEWYENTERREKAMAELGLLYLGMGVSGGEEGARNGPSLMPGGSFEAFKNIEDILVKVAAQVPDSGPCVTYIGKGGSGNFVKMIHNGIEYGDMQLIAEAYDVLRSVGKLSNEELHQVFSEWNKGELLSFLIEITADIFSIKDDKADGYLVDKVLDKTGMKGTGKWTVQQAADLSVAIPTIASSLDARFLSGLKEERVEAAKVFGSGLNDVLVPQEVDKAKLIDDVRQALYASKICSYAQGMNLIRAKSIEKGWDLKLGELARIWKGGCIIRAVFLDRIKRAYDRKPDLANLLVDTEFAKEIVERQSAWRRVVCLAINSGISTPGMSSSLAYFDSYRRERLPANLVQAQRDYFGAHTYERTDIEGSFHTEWFKIAKQLKN is encoded by the coding sequence ATGGCTGCTCCTGCGAAACTTACAAGAATTGGCCTTGCTGGTCTGGCTGTAATGGGCCAAAACCTGGCTCTCAACATTGCAGAGAAAGGTTTCCCTATTTCTGTATATAACCGAACGACCTCCAAAGTAGATGAAACGGTTGAACGAGCTAAGGCAGAAGGAAACCTTCCTCTCTATGGCTTCCATGATCCTGAATCTTTTGTTCAATCAATTCAAAAACCTCGTGTCATTATCATGCTTGTTAAGGCTGGAGCTCCAGTTGACCAAACCATTAAAACCCTCTCTGCTTACTTGGAGAAAGGTGATTGTATTATTGATGGTGGTAATGAATGGTATGAGAACACCGAGAGAAGAGAAAAAGCCATGGCTGAATTAGGTTTGCTCTACCTTGGAATGGGAGTTTCAGGGGGTGAAGAAGGTGCTAGGAATGGTCCTTCTTTGATGCCTGGAGGATCTTTCGAGGCCTTTAAGAACATTGAGGACATTCTTGTTAAGGTTGCAGCCCAAGTTCCCGATAGCGGTCCCTGTGTGACTTACATCggtaaaggtggatcaggtaaCTTTGTCAAGATGATCCACAATGGAATAGAATATGGTGATATGCAGCTAATTGCTGAGGCATATGATGTTTTGAGATCTGTGGGGAAGCTGTCAAATGAGGAACTTCACCAGGTTTTCTCAGAATGGAACAAAGGCGAGCTTCTAAGTTTCTTGATTGAAATCACTGCAGATATTTTCAGCATCAAGGACGACAAAGCCGACGGCTATTTAGTTGACAAAGTTTTGGACAAGACCGGGATGAAGGGTACGGGTAAATGGACTGTTCAGCAAGCTGCTGACCTCTCAGTTGCAATCCCTACCATTGCTTCTTCTCTTGATGCAAGGTTCCTTAGTGGTTTGAAAGAAGAGAGGGTAGAAGCAGCAAAAGTCTTTGGATCAGGTCTTAATGATGTCTTGGTGCCTCAAGAGGTCGATAAAGCAAAGTTGATCGATGACGTGAGACAAGCTCTTTATGCATCCAAAATATGCAGCTATGCTCAAGGCATGAATCTGATCCGTGCCAAGAGTATTGAGAAGGGATGGGATTTGAAGCTAGGTGAACTTGCCCGGATTTGGAAGGGAGGTTGTATCATCCGAGCCGTGTTTCTTGATAGAATCAAGAGGGCCTATGATCGAAAACCCGATCTAGCCAATCTCCTTGTGGATACAGAGTTTGCAAAGGAAATCGTCGAACGACAGTCAGCTTGGCGTAGAGTTGTATGTCTGGCCATCAACTCGGGTATCAGCACCCCAGGAATGTCCTCTAGTCTCGCTTACTTCGACAGCTACCGGAGGGAGAGATTGCCTGCAAACTTGGTCCAAGCTCAAAGAGACTATTTTGGTGCCCATACATATGAAAGAACCGATATCGAAGGGTCTTTCCACACCGAATGGTTCAAGATCGCCAAACAGCTTAAGAACTGA